From Candidatus Methylacidiphilales bacterium, the proteins below share one genomic window:
- a CDS encoding NAD(P)-dependent oxidoreductase, whose protein sequence is MPARPMPEEDLDDVFGRVGGLWERLRGSRVLLTGGSGFFGGWMLQTLLNADTRLDLGVRVVAPTRDRNRFGGVWPALLTDPRVEVVESDAVLLAMPDGPVDYVIHCLVPDARMSPANMDVFFQAATRRLVDIAVAKKSTGFLLCSTGAVYQSKTPPEAFAEGDPLVPYEGEPGYSQVRRRVEDQCGALLPAGGVPLKIARGFSFVGPGLPEKANFAVADFIRDGLAGGPIVVKSDGSAVRSYLYASDMAVGLWTIFLARAEEGIFNLGSAQALALRDLAHMIGSMLGAGVSIQNKVVPGAAVSYYVPRTTRAERVLGFSPAIELPRALEKSIRAFCI, encoded by the coding sequence GGAAGCCGGGTGCTTCTGACGGGCGGTAGTGGATTTTTTGGAGGGTGGATGCTGCAAACCCTCCTGAACGCGGACACGCGATTGGATTTGGGTGTGCGGGTGGTTGCCCCCACGCGCGACCGGAATCGTTTCGGCGGCGTTTGGCCGGCCTTGTTGACCGATCCGCGGGTTGAGGTCGTAGAATCGGACGCCGTTCTGCTTGCCATGCCTGACGGACCGGTGGATTACGTCATCCACTGCCTGGTGCCCGATGCCCGGATGTCGCCCGCAAACATGGACGTTTTTTTTCAAGCGGCCACCCGGCGTCTGGTCGACATCGCGGTGGCCAAGAAATCGACCGGCTTTTTGTTGTGCAGCACGGGCGCCGTCTATCAATCCAAAACACCACCCGAGGCCTTTGCCGAAGGGGATCCGCTGGTGCCCTACGAGGGCGAACCCGGCTACAGTCAAGTCCGGAGGAGGGTGGAGGACCAATGCGGAGCCCTGTTGCCCGCCGGGGGCGTTCCGCTGAAGATCGCCCGCGGGTTCAGTTTTGTCGGGCCCGGACTGCCGGAGAAGGCGAATTTCGCCGTGGCGGATTTCATCCGTGATGGCCTCGCTGGTGGGCCGATCGTGGTCAAGAGTGATGGTTCGGCGGTCCGTTCCTACCTTTACGCATCCGATATGGCGGTGGGATTGTGGACGATTTTTTTGGCCCGGGCCGAGGAAGGGATCTTCAATCTGGGAAGCGCGCAGGCCCTTGCCTTGCGGGATCTGGCCCACATGATCGGCTCCATGCTGGGTGCGGGGGTTTCGATACAAAACAAGGTAGTTCCGGGAGCGGCGGTATCTTATTATGTCCCGCGCACGACAAGGGCGGAGCGGGTCTTGGGATTTAGTCCGGCAATCGAACTGCCGCGTGCCTTGGAGAAAAGCATTAGAGCATTTTGCATTT